In a single window of the Tigriopus californicus strain San Diego chromosome 2, Tcal_SD_v2.1, whole genome shotgun sequence genome:
- the LOC131876988 gene encoding uncharacterized protein LOC131876988 isoform X2, with the protein MKNKSSNKLTATFFDRKTYVVHYVILKLYLKLGMKIAKTFRVIKFRQSQFLKNYIDYCTEMRQSSQTDFKKRWFKLMANCIYGKFIENTSKHLQVKFAQTEEKLVHYTTSPRFMNNLIISPDLVAVFLQSSSTIAKQAYAIGFSILDLSKAFMYTSYYENIVPAFDGKCKALVSDTDSLLISTPFTTNPFFKFIHILDTSNFDLDHPLFSESRRSELGYFKSETGSRLVTRFVGLRSKCYAFETHVSSDTIKCKGVSKIFKNKIPLSNFEQCIRIITSIRVNQFSMHSVNHSLRIVNSNKLAFSCYDDKRYILPFGIHTLP; encoded by the coding sequence atgaaaaacaaaagctcgaacaaaCTCAcggcaacattttttgaccgAAAAACATATGTTGTTCATTATGTCATTTTAAAACTATACTTAAAATTGGGTATGAAAATCGCAAAAACATTTAGAGTCATCAAGTTTCGTCAATCGCAGTTTTTAAAGAATTACATCGATTATTGCACTGAAATGCGTCAAAGTTCTCAAACAGACTTCAAAAAACGCTGGTTCAAATTGATGGCCAATTGCATCTATGGCAAGTTTATTGAAAACACATCCAAGCATTTGCAAGTTAAGTTTGCGCAAACAGAAGAAAAACTGGTACACTATACTACTAGTCCCAGATTTATGAATAATTTAATTATCTCGCCCGACCTAGTTGCAGTCTTCCTACAATCATCTTCAACCATAGCTAAACAGGCCTATGCCATTGGCTTCAGCATTTTAGATTTGAGTAAAGCTTTCATGTATACATCGTATTATGAAAACATTGTACCCGCATTCGATGGTAAATGTAAAGCTTTAGTGAGTGACACCGACAGCTTGCTCATTTCAACACCGTTTACCActaatccatttttcaaatttatacATATCTTAGACACTtcaaactttgaccttgaccaTCCTCTGTTTAGTGAGTCTCGTCGATCTGAATTAGGATATTTCAAATCCGAAACCGGTTCCAGGTTGGTTACACGATTTGTTGGGTTGCGATCAAAATGCTATGCTTTCGAGACGCATGTTTCATCTGACACGATCAAATGCAAGGGTGTGTCCAAAAtattcaagaacaaaatccCACTGAGTAACTTTGAACAATGCATTCGCATTATAACATCCATTCGAGTCAATCAGTTTTCCATGCATAGCGTAAATCATTCTCTTAGAATTGTAAATAGTAATAAATTAGCTTTTTCTTGCTATGATGACAAACGATATATTTTACCCTTTGGCATTCATACATTGCCTTAA
- the LOC131876988 gene encoding uncharacterized protein LOC131876988 isoform X1, protein MHIPVMIVFYRAIASHFTNSSDDIVIDSFINQSIKKLHSGDVPVQVRDIGKFERMNHELSLRVNVLYMEGDDIYPIRTSHNFNGANVVNLALYNCLQAGKVVSHYSLVQCLDTFIRKTYRNDNGKKTYQKCHPCPNCFQKLSSPTLLKDHMNACLNNTPRRLEFPPEEKNIAFEHFVRKFKAPFIAFFDMESCCQDPHTSCFRSCQPNQCHHHSSTFKEQVAVSYSLIILDFKYEIVLQQHYAGYDCIVNLQQTLAIARQRIDIIVKDIIPMVLSVDDLIRFEQTQACHICERDFIRSDDIVVRDHCHLTGKFLGAAHNVCNLNRPEPRMVHIYCHNFSGYDSHLILIHLKLNQDCPTIECMALNTEKIRTLKLGNFIFLDSMSFLQGSLAELVNDLAKSGSQFRVLEQMGLAQDMNKHNFLLRKGVFPYEFASSIEKLKATTNMPVKEMFFNHLTDSMVSDEDYNHATKVFEEFSCCNMLDYMMLYMKLDTALLADVFINFRETMHDKFQLDPCQYISLPGYAYGCMMKLTGIHIDHIRDPDMFLLLAQNIRGGFSFIGQRLETDQTKSKTFVCNDRKQMIPSKRNNILYIDANNLYGWAQCQSLLIGEYQFLSCNEIDCLNVMDLGDHDDYGYIFEVDMEYPSSLRDAHQSFYR, encoded by the coding sequence ATGCATATACCCgtaatgattgttttttatCGGGCAATTGCATCTCATTTCACCAACAGTTCTGATGATATTGTTATTGACTCGTTCATTAATCAATCTATCAAGAAACTTCACTCGGGTGATGTACCTGTACAAGTTCGAGACATTGGCAAATTCGAGCGAATGAATCATGAACTTTCACTCCGCGTCAATGTGTTATATATGGAGGGGGATGATATTTATCCCATTCGAACATCTCACAACTTTAATGGTGCAAATGTTGTCAATTTAGCCCTTTATAATTGCCTTCAAGCGGGAAAAGTCGTTAGTCATTACAGTCTGGTTCAATGTTTAGATACATTTATACGCAAAACTTATCGTAATGACAATGGtaaaaaaacatatcaaaaatGTCATCCATGCCccaattgctttcaaaaactatcaagtccaacacttttgaaggatCATATGAATGCTTGTTTGAATAATACTCCTAGACGATTGGAATTCCCACCCGAAGAGAAAAACATCgcatttgaacattttgttaGAAAATTTAAAGCCccattcattgctttttttgacatggagAGTTGTTGTCAAGACCCGCATACTTCTTGCTTTAGATCGTGTCAACCGAATCAATGTCATCATCACAGTTCAACATTTAAAGAACAAGTAGCTGTCTCATATTCAttaatcattttggatttcaaatatGAGATTGTCCTACAACAGCATTACGCTGGTTATGATTGTATTGTTAATTTACAGCAAACGCTTGCCATAGCTCGTCAACGAATTGACATAATTGTTAAGGATATCATTCCTATGGTTTTGAGCGTTGATGATTTAATCAGATTTGAACAGACCCAGGCCTGTCATATTTGTGAGCGTGATTTCATCCGTTCGGATGACATCGTGGTAAGGGATCATTGTCACTTGACAGGAAAATTTCTAGGTGCCGCTCACAATGTTTGTAATCTCAATCGACCAGAACCCAGGATGGTACATATTTATTGTCACAATTTCAGTGGATATGATTCTCATTTGATATTGATACATTTAAAATTAAATCAGGATTGTCCAACTATTGAGTGTATGGCTCTGAATACAGAAAAAATTAGGACTCTGAAACttggaaatttcattttccttgattcaatgtcatttttacAAGGATCATTAGCTgaattggtcaatgatttggCTAAATCTGGATCGCAATTTAGGGTGCTGGAACAAATGGGATTGGCTCAAGATATGAATAAACATAATTTTTTACTTCGAAAGGGTGTTTTTCCATATGAGTTTGCTTCGAGTATTGAGAAGCTGAAGGCGACCACCAATATGCCTGTCAAGgaaatgtttttcaatcatCTCACAGACTCAATGGTGAGTGACGAGGACTATAATCATGCAACGaaagtttttgaagaatttaGTTGTTGCAATATGTTAGATTACATGATGCTTTACATGAAGCTAGATACAGCTCTCTTGGCGGATGTGTTTATTAATTTTCGTGAGACTATGCATGACAAGTTTCAACTTGATCCTtgtcaatatatttcattaccGGGATATGCATATGGTTGCATGATGAAATTGACCGGAATTCACATTGATCATATTCGAGATCCTGACATGTTTTTGCTACTTGCGCAAAACATTCGAggtggtttttcttttattggaCAACGATTGGAAACTGATCAAACTAAATCTAAAACTTTTGTTTGTAATGATCGAAAACAAATGATTCCATCCAAGCGCAACAACATACTGTACATTGATGCTAACAATTTGTATGGCTGGGCACAATGTCAATCACTGCTTATTGGGGaatatcaatttctttcatgtAATGAAATAGATTGTTTAAATGTGATGGATCTCGGTGATCATGATGATTATGGATATATCTTTGAGGTGGATATGGAATATCCATCATCATTACGTGATGCTCATCAAAGCTTCTACCGTTAG
- the LOC131891876 gene encoding uncharacterized protein LOC131891876, with protein MKKLLCKDAEFEWTDQKQAAFEHLKRKLCEKPVLAHPDFQGNRPFTLDTDASGFATGAVLSQQQEDEELQYYDFEIEYRPGANHGNADALSRRPTSEENPAPDIEITPEDHQMYQALEVKPPSTGAFRKANVNAVTRSQAKQTPPLDAEIEDETNPSPETDSPHVHPKGPIQELDDDAIRHPEEINHHDSPNSPCCCDDHYPNDNVYHKLVLQDEAEGHAWNDEKRPNPKLEAQLTRSQVPVEQSKDSTLSQVRNWLMKPNTTPPISALGEPKLRQYRAQLDKLTIKNDKLYLTTDNQERVCIPDSLIPDLLRCLHHHPLAGHQGRARTYRQARRHFYWPGMAKDISSMIEGCAPCQQAKRRTHEKHVPLGQTSTAIDTRFTHFYADIVGPWPGSQGPQGKRYLLTIQDAFTKYPEAWPINAMTT; from the exons ATGAAGAAACTCCTATGCAAGGACGCAGAGTTTGAATGGACCGACCAGAAGCAAGCAGCCTTCGAGCACCTAAAACGGAAACTGTGCGAGAAGCCCGTCTTAGCTCACCCCGATTTCCAGGGAAACCGACCCTTCACACTAGATACAGACGCCTCTGGATTCGCTACAGGAGCGGTACTATCCCAACAACAAGAAGACG AAGAACTCCAATATTATGATTTCGAGATCGAATATCGGCCCGGAGCCAACCATGGGAATGCTGACGCCCTATCCCGAAGACCCACGTCCGAGGAGAACCCAGCGCCTGACATCGAGATCACCCCTGAGGATCACCAAATGTACCAGGCACTAGAAGTGAAACCTCCTTCTACCGGCGCTTTCCGCAAAGCCAACGTCAACGCCGTCACCCGCAGCCAGGCAAAGCAAACGCCCCCTTTAGACGCAGAAATAGAGGACGAGACCAATCCCTCCCCTGAGACGGATTCCCCACACGTCCACCCCAAAGGACCCATCCAGGAGTTAGACGACGACGCTATCCGCCACCCTGAAGAAATAAACCACCACGACTCACCCAACTCTCCATGTTGTTGTGATGATCATTACCCAAACGACAATGTCTACCACAAGTTAGTGTTACAAGATGAGGCCGAAGGCCACGCCTGGAACGACGAGAAGCGTCCCAACCCCAAGCTCGAGGCCCAACTAACCAGATCCCAGGTGCCCGTGGAGCAATCAAAAGACAGCACCCTCAGCCAAGTCCGTAACTGGCTGATGAAACCAAACACAACCCCACCGATTTCTGCTTTGGGCGAACCCAAACTACGGCAGTATCGAGCACAGTTAGACAAGTTAACGATTAAAAATGATAAACTCTATTTAACCACAGATAATCAGGAGCGAGTATGTATCCCGGACTCCCTTATACCAGATCTACTCCGATGCCTCCATCACCATCCCTTGGCCGGACACCAAGGCCGAGCCCGCACCTATCGGCAAGCCCGACGTCACTTCTATTGGCCTGGAATGGCCAAGGACATCTCATCCATGATAGAGGGTTGCGCACCGTGCCAGCAAGCCAAGCGTCGCACCCACGAGAAACACGTACCCTTGGGCCAAACCAGCACTGCAATTGATACCCGATTTACCCATTTTTATGCAGATATCGTTGGCCCATGGCCAGGATCCCAAGGCCCCCAAGGAAAACGCTACCTATTAACCATTCAGGATGCCTTCACCAAGTACCCGGAAGCTTGGCCTATCAATGCCATGACCACCTAG